Proteins encoded in a region of the Rhizobium sp. CC-YZS058 genome:
- a CDS encoding 5'-methylthioadenosine/S-adenosylhomocysteine nucleosidase (Enables the cleavage of the glycosidic bond in both 5'-methylthioadenosine and S-adenosylhomocysteine), whose protein sequence is MLPPLKSAGGLKILYAMAAEAEYGAALRERFTPLMTGVGPVEAAVVLTRALSALTLEGERPDLVVSLGSAGSARLEQTEVYQAVSVSYRDMDASPLGFEKGATPFLSLPVVVPLPLRIEGVPEASLSTGANIVSGAAYEAIAADMVDMETFAVLRACQSFDIPLIALRGISDGKAELRHVGDWTDYLDVIDGKLAGVVDRLEAGLAAGSLRI, encoded by the coding sequence ATGCTGCCCCCTTTGAAGTCCGCCGGCGGGCTGAAGATCCTCTATGCCATGGCGGCGGAGGCAGAATATGGCGCGGCTCTGCGCGAGCGTTTCACGCCGCTGATGACCGGTGTCGGTCCGGTGGAGGCAGCGGTCGTGCTTACCCGCGCGCTCTCGGCGCTGACGCTCGAGGGCGAGCGGCCGGATCTCGTCGTGTCGCTCGGCTCGGCCGGCTCGGCGCGGCTCGAGCAGACGGAAGTCTATCAGGCCGTCTCCGTCTCCTACCGCGACATGGATGCCTCGCCGCTCGGCTTCGAGAAGGGCGCGACGCCCTTTCTCTCGCTTCCCGTCGTCGTTCCGCTGCCGCTGCGCATCGAGGGCGTGCCGGAAGCGAGCCTGTCGACCGGGGCGAATATCGTCTCAGGCGCAGCCTATGAGGCGATTGCCGCCGATATGGTCGATATGGAGACCTTTGCGGTGCTGCGCGCCTGCCAGAGCTTCGACATTCCGCTGATCGCGCTGCGCGGCATTTCCGACGGCAAGGCGGAGCTACGCCATGTCGGCGACTGGACGGACTATCTGGATGTGATCGACGGCAAGCTGGCCGGCGTGGTAGACCGGCTGGAAGCTGGGCTTGCGGCCGGCAGTCTCCGCATCTAG
- a CDS encoding PaaI family thioesterase: MIEPKFSDFRARVRRSFERQAVMRTIGAELTRIEQGMVEIELGFDEGLTQQHGILHAGIISTALETASTYAGYSVLDPEAGLLTIEFKVNLLSPGRGERFLFRGEVTKPGTTIIVSDGRGYAMSQDAPPKLIASMTATKMVVRNREGFAE; the protein is encoded by the coding sequence ATGATCGAGCCCAAATTCAGCGATTTTCGTGCCCGTGTCCGCCGCAGCTTCGAGCGTCAGGCTGTCATGCGCACCATCGGCGCGGAGCTGACGCGGATCGAACAGGGCATGGTGGAAATCGAGCTCGGTTTCGATGAGGGCCTGACCCAGCAGCACGGCATCCTGCATGCCGGCATCATCTCCACCGCGCTCGAAACGGCCAGCACCTATGCCGGCTATTCGGTGCTCGACCCCGAGGCGGGGCTGCTTACCATCGAATTCAAGGTCAACCTGCTGTCGCCCGGCCGGGGCGAGCGGTTCCTGTTTCGTGGCGAGGTGACCAAGCCCGGCACGACGATCATCGTCTCCGACGGGCGCGGCTATGCCATGTCGCAGGATGCGCCGCCCAAGCTGATTGCATCCATGACCGCGACCAAGATGGTCGTGCGCAACCGGGAAGGTTTTGCCGAATGA
- the nusA gene encoding transcription termination factor NusA has product MAVSANRLELLQIADAVAREKVIDREIVLAAMADAIQKAARSRYGSETNIRADINSKTGEIRLQRLLEVVEQAEDYSTQIPLELARDRNPDAALGDFIADPLPPMDFGRIAAQSAKQVIVQKVREAERDRQFDEYKDRVGEIVNGTVKRVEYGNVIVDLGRGEGIIRRDEMIPRENMRYGDRVRAFVYDVRREQRGPQIFLSRTHPQFMVKLFTMEVPEIYDGIIQIKSVARDPGSRAKIAVISNDSSIDPVGACVGMRGSRVQAVVGELQGEKIDIIPWSQEPANFIVNALQPAEVSKVVLDEDAERIEVVVPDEQLSLAIGRRGQNVRLASQLTGWDIDIMTEQEESERRQKEFNDRTALFMEALDVDEMVGQVLASEGFAQVEELAYVELDEIASIEGFDEDTANEIQTRAREYLEKIEAEMDEKRKALGVADELRTIDGMTGHMLVALGEDGIKTVEDFAGCAADDLVGWSERKNGETKRFEGLFSKLEVSRAEAEAMILQARLAAGWITEEDLAREQEALQITEGADEEEA; this is encoded by the coding sequence ATGGCAGTGAGTGCAAACCGGCTCGAACTTCTGCAGATTGCGGATGCCGTCGCGCGGGAAAAGGTGATCGACCGCGAGATCGTTCTCGCCGCCATGGCGGATGCGATCCAGAAGGCAGCGCGCTCGCGCTATGGCTCGGAGACAAATATCCGCGCCGACATCAATTCCAAGACCGGCGAGATCCGTCTTCAGCGGCTCCTCGAAGTGGTCGAGCAGGCCGAAGACTACTCCACGCAGATCCCGCTCGAGCTGGCGCGCGACCGTAATCCGGATGCGGCGCTTGGCGATTTCATCGCCGATCCGCTGCCGCCGATGGATTTCGGCCGCATCGCTGCCCAGTCGGCCAAGCAGGTCATCGTGCAGAAGGTGCGCGAAGCCGAACGCGACCGGCAGTTCGACGAATACAAGGATCGCGTCGGCGAGATCGTCAACGGCACGGTCAAGCGTGTCGAATATGGCAATGTGATCGTCGATCTCGGCCGTGGCGAAGGCATCATTCGCCGCGACGAGATGATCCCGCGCGAGAACATGCGCTATGGCGACCGTGTTCGCGCCTTCGTCTATGATGTGCGTCGCGAACAGCGCGGGCCGCAGATCTTCCTGTCGCGCACCCATCCGCAGTTCATGGTCAAGCTCTTCACCATGGAAGTGCCGGAAATCTACGACGGCATCATCCAGATCAAGTCGGTCGCCCGCGATCCGGGCTCGCGTGCCAAGATCGCCGTCATCTCCAACGACTCGTCGATCGATCCGGTCGGCGCCTGCGTCGGTATGCGCGGCAGCCGCGTCCAGGCGGTCGTCGGCGAGCTGCAGGGCGAGAAGATCGACATCATCCCCTGGTCGCAGGAGCCCGCGAACTTCATCGTCAATGCACTGCAGCCGGCGGAAGTCTCCAAGGTGGTTCTCGATGAGGATGCCGAGCGGATCGAAGTCGTCGTGCCCGACGAGCAGCTGTCGCTCGCCATCGGCCGCCGCGGCCAGAACGTTCGTCTTGCCTCGCAGCTGACCGGCTGGGACATCGACATCATGACGGAGCAGGAGGAATCCGAGCGCCGCCAGAAGGAATTCAACGACCGCACGGCGCTGTTCATGGAGGCGCTCGATGTCGACGAGATGGTCGGACAGGTGCTCGCCTCCGAAGGCTTCGCACAGGTCGAAGAGCTTGCCTATGTCGAGCTTGACGAAATCGCTTCCATCGAAGGTTTCGACGAGGACACGGCCAACGAGATCCAGACGCGCGCCCGCGAATATCTGGAGAAGATCGAAGCCGAGATGGACGAGAAGCGCAAGGCGCTCGGCGTTGCCGACGAACTGCGCACGATCGACGGCATGACCGGCCATATGCTGGTGGCGCTCGGCGAAGACGGAATCAAGACGGTGGAAGACTTCGCCGGCTGTGCGGCCGACGATCTGGTCGGCTGGTCGGAACGCAAGAACGGCGAGACCAAGCGCTTTGAAGGCCTGTTCTCCAAGCTGGAGGTTTCGCGTGCCGAAGCCGAGGCCATGATTCTGCAGGCGCGGCTTGCCGCGGGCTGGATTACGGAGGAAGACCTTGCACGCGAGCAGGAGGCACTCCAAATAACGGAAGGTGCGGACGAGGAAGAGGCGTAA
- a CDS encoding RNA-binding protein, which translates to MTIDKDSGAAAEAAEALKDDELPVNGRMCIVTRESGETEDRLIRFVAGPDGQVVPDLKGKLPGRGCWVTAERPVLEKAIARKLFARALKGDVKAEPSLADEVDRLLSQQLIGMMNMARKAAQFITGASKTEQAVRGQAALATFHALDAAPDGVRKISQARKAMSFVVADGTEIPAFRLFTAAELDGWLGSNSFIHAAALAGQAGEGVVKRAKALERYRGPSSP; encoded by the coding sequence ATGACGATCGACAAGGATAGCGGTGCGGCGGCCGAGGCTGCCGAGGCCCTGAAAGACGACGAGCTGCCTGTGAACGGACGCATGTGCATCGTGACGCGCGAAAGCGGCGAGACGGAGGACCGTCTGATCCGCTTCGTCGCCGGCCCCGACGGGCAGGTGGTGCCGGACCTCAAGGGCAAGCTGCCCGGTCGCGGCTGCTGGGTCACCGCGGAGCGTCCGGTTCTGGAAAAGGCGATCGCCCGCAAGCTTTTCGCGCGGGCGCTCAAGGGGGATGTGAAGGCCGAGCCTTCGCTCGCCGACGAGGTGGACCGGCTGCTTTCCCAGCAGCTGATCGGCATGATGAACATGGCACGCAAGGCGGCCCAGTTCATCACCGGCGCCTCGAAGACCGAACAGGCGGTGCGCGGACAGGCTGCGCTCGCAACCTTCCACGCGCTGGACGCGGCGCCCGATGGCGTCCGCAAGATCAGCCAGGCCCGAAAGGCCATGAGTTTTGTCGTCGCGGACGGCACCGAAATACCGGCCTTTCGTTTGTTCACTGCGGCGGAACTGGATGGCTGGCTCGGAAGTAATTCGTTTATCCATGCCGCAGCGCTTGCAGGGCAGGCGGGTGAGGGTGTAGTGAAGCGCGCAAAAGCGCTCGAGCGTTATCGGGGTCCATCTTCCCCTTGA
- the infB gene encoding translation initiation factor IF-2 encodes MTDNNDDKTLSGAGKKTLSLRPSGVSQGTVRQDMGRGRTKAVVVETRKRRPSRPEDEKPVTPIASPQPRQPETRVMPQQVARPQPPRPQQPTGQSARPEGNRPRTGVVLNQLSPGEIDARRRALAEAQIRDAEEAKARAAAEARRQAEEAERLKREAEEAAQRAAEEAARPKVVEPEPEVEPVAEVAAPVVARRAGEDRPAARPAVPGAAPAAPVRGRRTGADEDDRPARPGALPARGKVTRPEPAKVPARPKTEEERRKGKLTLTAALDDENGARGRSLASMRRRQEKFRRSQMQETREKVMREVVLPETITIQELSQRMSERAVDVIKFLMKEGQMMKPGDVIDADLAELIASEFGHTVKRVSESDVEEGIFNVKDEAGEMLSRPPVVTIMGHVDHGKTSLLDAIRQANVVAGEAGGITQHIGAYQVEQNGHKITFIDTPGHAAFTAMRARGAQATDIAILVVAADDSVMPQTIESINHAKAANVPIIVAINKVDKPAADPQKVRTQLLQHEVFVESMGGEVLDVEVSAKNKTNLDKLLEAILLQAEILDLKANPNRTAEGTVVEAELDRGRGSVATVLVQAGTLRPGQIIVAGDQWGRVRALVNDKGEHVKEAGPAMPVEVLGLSGTPAAGDRFAVVENESRAREISEYRQRLARDKAAARHSGQRGSLEQMMTQLQTSGMKEFPLVIKGDVQGSIEAISGALDKLGTDEVRTRIVHSGAGAITESDVSLAEASNAAIIGFNVRANTQARQAAERAGIEIRYYNIIYDLTDDVKAAMSGLLSPERRETFLGNAEILEVFNITKVGKVAGCRVTEGKVERGVGVRLVRDNVVIHEGKLKTLKRFKDEVSEVNVGQECGMAFENYEDIRAGDTIECFRVEHVTRTL; translated from the coding sequence ATGACCGATAACAATGACGACAAGACCCTGAGCGGAGCCGGCAAGAAGACGTTGTCGCTTCGCCCCTCCGGCGTGAGCCAGGGCACTGTCCGCCAGGACATGGGCCGCGGCCGCACGAAGGCTGTCGTGGTGGAAACCCGCAAGCGCCGCCCGTCGCGCCCTGAAGACGAGAAGCCGGTCACGCCGATCGCCTCGCCGCAGCCGCGTCAGCCGGAAACGCGCGTCATGCCGCAGCAGGTCGCGCGCCCGCAGCCGCCGCGCCCGCAGCAGCCGACCGGCCAGTCCGCACGGCCCGAGGGTAACCGCCCGCGCACCGGTGTGGTGCTGAACCAGCTGTCGCCGGGTGAAATCGACGCCCGCCGCCGCGCGCTGGCCGAAGCCCAGATCCGCGATGCCGAGGAAGCCAAGGCGCGCGCCGCAGCGGAAGCCCGCCGCCAGGCTGAGGAAGCCGAACGGCTGAAGCGCGAGGCCGAAGAGGCTGCCCAGCGCGCGGCCGAAGAGGCTGCCCGCCCGAAGGTGGTCGAGCCGGAGCCCGAAGTCGAACCCGTTGCGGAAGTCGCCGCACCCGTCGTTGCCCGTCGCGCCGGCGAAGATCGCCCGGCAGCCCGTCCGGCAGTGCCCGGCGCCGCACCGGCTGCCCCGGTTCGTGGTCGCCGTACCGGTGCAGACGAGGACGATCGCCCGGCACGTCCGGGTGCCCTGCCGGCACGCGGCAAGGTCACGCGGCCCGAACCGGCCAAGGTTCCTGCCCGTCCGAAGACCGAGGAAGAGCGCCGCAAGGGCAAGCTTACCCTGACCGCCGCGCTCGACGACGAGAACGGCGCGCGCGGTCGCTCGCTCGCCTCCATGCGTCGCCGGCAGGAGAAGTTCCGCCGCAGCCAGATGCAGGAGACCCGCGAAAAGGTCATGCGCGAGGTGGTGCTTCCCGAAACCATCACCATTCAGGAACTGTCGCAGCGCATGTCCGAACGTGCGGTCGATGTCATCAAGTTCCTAATGAAGGAAGGCCAGATGATGAAGCCGGGCGACGTCATCGACGCCGATCTGGCCGAGCTCATCGCCAGCGAATTCGGCCATACGGTCAAGCGCGTTTCCGAGTCCGACGTCGAAGAAGGCATCTTCAACGTCAAGGACGAGGCAGGCGAAATGCTGTCCCGTCCGCCGGTCGTCACCATCATGGGTCACGTCGACCACGGCAAGACCTCGCTGCTCGACGCCATCCGCCAGGCCAATGTGGTTGCCGGCGAAGCCGGTGGCATTACCCAGCATATCGGTGCCTACCAGGTCGAGCAGAACGGTCACAAGATCACCTTCATCGACACGCCCGGCCACGCCGCCTTCACGGCCATGCGTGCCCGCGGTGCGCAGGCGACCGACATTGCCATTCTGGTGGTGGCCGCCGACGACAGCGTGATGCCGCAGACGATCGAATCCATCAACCACGCCAAGGCGGCCAACGTGCCGATCATCGTGGCGATCAACAAGGTGGACAAGCCGGCGGCCGATCCGCAGAAGGTGCGCACGCAGCTTCTGCAGCACGAAGTCTTCGTCGAATCCATGGGCGGTGAGGTGCTCGACGTCGAGGTCTCCGCCAAGAACAAGACCAATCTCGACAAGCTGCTGGAAGCGATCCTGCTCCAGGCCGAAATCCTCGACCTCAAGGCCAATCCGAACCGGACGGCCGAGGGCACCGTGGTGGAAGCCGAGCTCGACCGCGGCCGTGGTTCGGTCGCGACCGTTCTCGTCCAGGCCGGAACGCTGCGCCCGGGCCAGATCATCGTTGCCGGCGACCAGTGGGGCCGCGTGCGTGCTCTCGTCAACGACAAGGGCGAGCATGTGAAGGAAGCCGGTCCGGCCATGCCGGTCGAGGTGCTCGGTCTGTCCGGCACGCCGGCTGCGGGCGACCGCTTCGCCGTCGTCGAGAACGAAAGCCGTGCCCGCGAGATTTCCGAATATCGCCAGCGTCTGGCGCGCGACAAGGCTGCCGCCCGTCATTCCGGCCAGCGCGGCTCGCTGGAACAGATGATGACGCAGCTGCAGACCTCGGGAATGAAGGAATTCCCGCTGGTCATCAAGGGCGACGTCCAGGGCTCCATCGAAGCCATTTCCGGCGCGCTCGACAAGCTCGGCACCGACGAGGTGCGCACCCGCATCGTTCACTCTGGCGCGGGCGCCATCACAGAATCGGACGTTTCGCTGGCGGAAGCCTCGAATGCAGCCATCATCGGCTTCAACGTGCGTGCCAATACGCAGGCGCGCCAGGCGGCCGAGCGTGCAGGCATCGAGATCCGCTACTACAACATCATCTACGACCTGACGGACGACGTGAAGGCTGCCATGTCGGGCCTGCTTTCGCCGGAACGTCGCGAGACCTTCCTCGGCAATGCCGAGATCCTGGAGGTGTTCAACATCACCAAGGTCGGCAAGGTCGCGGGTTGCCGCGTCACCGAAGGCAAGGTCGAGCGTGGCGTCGGTGTTCGCCTGGTGCGCGACAACGTCGTCATCCACGAAGGCAAGCTCAAGACGCTCAAGCGCTTCAAGGACGAAGTGTCGGAAGTCAATGTCGGCCAGGAATGCGGCATGGCCTTCGAGAACTACGAAGACATCCGCGCCGGCGACACGATCGAGTGCTTCCGCGTGGAGCATGTCACCCGCACGCTTTGA
- a CDS encoding PIN domain-containing protein: MTRFLLDTNVISNVTKLTPSVALLEWLAEQVDEDLFISSLTLAEISRGVLEMPAGKKRRELETWFGGPDGPPALFAGRVLAFDERAALEWARLMADGKALGRPRSALDTIIAAIAKANGCIVVTDNERDFEGVASINPLRGAK, from the coding sequence TTGACGCGGTTCCTGCTCGACACGAATGTTATTAGCAACGTTACGAAGCTGACGCCATCGGTGGCGCTGCTGGAATGGTTGGCGGAACAGGTCGACGAAGACTTATTTATCTCTTCTCTCACGCTAGCGGAAATCAGTCGGGGCGTGCTCGAGATGCCTGCCGGCAAAAAGCGGCGGGAGCTTGAGACGTGGTTTGGTGGACCGGACGGCCCGCCAGCTCTGTTTGCCGGTCGCGTTCTTGCTTTCGACGAGAGAGCGGCTCTGGAATGGGCGAGGCTCATGGCGGACGGGAAAGCCCTTGGACGCCCTCGCAGCGCGCTCGACACGATCATCGCCGCCATCGCCAAAGCAAATGGCTGCATCGTGGTCACCGATAATGAAAGGGACTTCGAAGGCGTCGCGAGCATCAATCCGCTAAGAGGAGCCAAGTGA
- a CDS encoding TspO/MBR family protein → MRPFFVTTLFILLVLGIGLLIGITNVPGAWYQSLQKPAFNPPNWIFAPVWTVLYIIIGYVGARTYLRQPNSKAMRFWFAQMLFNFAWSPLFFGLNEIALALIIILALLISIIGFMLTVRRTDSLAAILFLPYAAWVAFASLLNGSILLLN, encoded by the coding sequence ATGCGCCCGTTCTTCGTCACTACGCTCTTCATCCTCCTCGTGCTCGGCATCGGCCTGCTGATCGGCATCACCAATGTGCCGGGCGCGTGGTACCAGTCGCTCCAGAAGCCGGCCTTCAACCCGCCGAACTGGATCTTCGCGCCGGTCTGGACGGTGCTCTACATCATCATCGGCTATGTCGGGGCGCGGACCTATCTGCGCCAGCCGAACAGCAAGGCCATGCGTTTCTGGTTTGCGCAGATGCTCTTTAACTTCGCCTGGTCGCCGCTGTTCTTCGGGTTGAACGAGATCGCGCTGGCGCTGATCATCATCCTGGCGCTGCTGATCTCGATCATCGGTTTCATGCTGACCGTGCGCCGCACGGACAGCCTCGCCGCCATTCTCTTCCTGCCCTATGCCGCCTGGGTTGCCTTCGCCAGCCTGCTGAACGGTTCCATCCTTCTCCTCAATTGA
- the guaA gene encoding glutamine-hydrolyzing GMP synthase produces MTEIAHPDSILIIDFGSQVTQLIARRVREAGVYCEIHPFNSAEEAFTRMRPKGVIFSGGPASVTAEGSPRAPQAVFDSGVPILGICYGQQTLCVQLGGTVEGGHAAEFGRADVEIKKASPLFEGFWDVGGRYPVWMSHGDRVTQLPHGFEVVATSENAPFAIAADESRRYYTTMFHPEVVHSPDGAKLLSNFVHKIVGLKSDWTMAAYRAEMIRKIREDVGEGRVICGLSGGVDSSVAAVLIHEAIGDQLTCVFVDHGLMRLNEAEEVVTMFRDHYNIPLVHVDASDLFLTELAGETDPEVKRKTIGRLFIEVFEGEAKKIAEDGKGAPQFLAQGTLYPDVIESVSFSGGPSVTIKSHHNVGGLPARMNMKLVEPLRELFKDEVRALGRELGLPERFVGRHPFPGPGLAIRCPGGVTREKLDILRKADAIYLDEIRKAGLYDTIWQAFAVLLPVQTVGVMGDYRTYDFVCALRAVTSVDGMTADFYPYDMAFLGRTATRIINEVRGINRVVYDVTSKPPGTIEWE; encoded by the coding sequence ATGACCGAGATAGCCCATCCCGACAGCATCCTCATTATTGATTTCGGCAGCCAGGTGACCCAGCTGATCGCAAGGCGCGTGCGCGAGGCTGGCGTCTATTGCGAGATCCATCCGTTCAATTCGGCCGAAGAGGCCTTCACCCGCATGCGGCCGAAGGGGGTCATCTTCTCCGGCGGGCCGGCCTCGGTGACGGCGGAGGGCAGCCCGCGGGCGCCGCAGGCGGTGTTCGACAGCGGCGTGCCGATCCTCGGCATCTGCTACGGGCAGCAGACGCTCTGCGTGCAGCTCGGCGGCACGGTGGAAGGCGGGCATGCGGCCGAGTTCGGTCGTGCCGATGTCGAGATCAAGAAAGCAAGCCCGCTTTTCGAAGGCTTCTGGGACGTCGGCGGGCGCTATCCGGTCTGGATGAGTCATGGCGATCGCGTCACCCAGCTGCCGCACGGCTTCGAGGTCGTCGCCACCTCCGAAAATGCCCCCTTTGCGATCGCGGCCGATGAAAGCCGGCGCTACTACACCACCATGTTCCACCCCGAAGTGGTGCATTCACCGGACGGCGCCAAGCTCCTCTCCAATTTCGTGCACAAGATCGTCGGGCTGAAGTCCGACTGGACGATGGCCGCCTATCGCGCCGAAATGATCCGCAAGATCCGCGAAGATGTCGGCGAGGGTCGCGTGATCTGCGGGCTCTCCGGGGGCGTCGATTCCTCCGTTGCCGCCGTCCTCATCCATGAGGCGATCGGCGACCAGCTGACCTGCGTCTTCGTCGACCACGGCCTGATGCGGCTGAACGAGGCGGAAGAGGTCGTGACCATGTTCCGCGACCATTACAACATCCCGCTCGTCCATGTGGATGCCTCCGACCTGTTCCTCACCGAGCTTGCCGGCGAGACCGACCCGGAGGTCAAGCGCAAGACGATCGGCCGGCTCTTCATCGAGGTCTTCGAGGGAGAGGCGAAGAAGATCGCCGAGGATGGCAAGGGCGCACCGCAGTTCCTGGCCCAGGGCACGCTTTATCCGGACGTGATCGAGAGCGTCTCCTTCTCCGGCGGCCCGTCCGTCACCATCAAGAGCCACCACAATGTCGGCGGCCTGCCGGCGCGGATGAACATGAAGCTGGTCGAGCCGCTGCGCGAGCTCTTCAAGGACGAGGTGCGTGCTCTCGGCCGCGAGCTCGGGCTTCCCGAGCGCTTCGTCGGCCGCCATCCGTTCCCCGGCCCGGGGCTCGCCATCCGCTGCCCGGGCGGCGTGACGCGCGAAAAGCTCGATATCCTGCGCAAGGCGGATGCGATCTATCTCGACGAAATCCGCAAGGCCGGCCTCTACGACACGATCTGGCAGGCCTTCGCCGTGCTTCTTCCGGTGCAGACCGTCGGCGTGATGGGGGATTACCGCACTTACGACTTCGTCTGCGCGCTGCGTGCCGTGACCTCCGTCGATGGCATGACGGCGGATTTCTACCCCTACGACATGGCCTTCCTCGGCCGCACCGCCACCCGCATCATCAACGAAGTCCGCGGCATCAACCGCGTCGTCTACGACGTGACGAGCAAGCCGCCGGGGACGATCGAGTGGGAGTGA
- the rimP gene encoding ribosome maturation factor RimP: MSEIVAEETAYETRLITETGLDRRIADIVEPVLIPLGYRLVRVRLSAQNGATLQIMAERPDGTMTVEDCEAVSMAVSPVLDVEDPVDKAYHLEVSSPGIDRPMVRRSDFSRWAGHLVKCETSVLVESRKRFRGTIVSADQDGFTLERDQPAPGEEPVIVIPFSALSEARLILTDELIRDALAADKKAKAARLAANENFEDDASSDEE, encoded by the coding sequence TTGTCCGAGATTGTGGCAGAAGAGACGGCTTACGAGACGCGGCTGATTACCGAAACCGGCCTCGACCGGCGGATTGCCGATATTGTCGAACCCGTGCTCATTCCCCTGGGCTATCGGCTGGTGCGCGTGCGGCTTTCCGCCCAGAACGGCGCGACGCTGCAGATCATGGCCGAGCGGCCCGACGGCACGATGACGGTGGAAGATTGCGAAGCGGTCTCCATGGCGGTCTCTCCGGTGCTCGATGTCGAGGATCCGGTCGACAAGGCCTATCATCTGGAGGTTTCCTCGCCGGGGATCGACCGGCCGATGGTGCGCCGCTCCGATTTTTCGCGCTGGGCCGGGCATCTCGTCAAATGCGAGACCTCCGTGCTGGTCGAAAGCCGCAAGCGGTTCCGCGGCACGATCGTCTCCGCCGACCAGGATGGCTTCACGCTGGAGCGGGACCAGCCGGCGCCCGGCGAAGAGCCGGTGATCGTCATTCCCTTCTCGGCGCTCTCCGAGGCGCGCCTGATCCTGACCGACGAACTGATCCGCGATGCGCTGGCGGCCGACAAGAAGGCCAAGGCCGCGCGCCTGGCGGCCAACGAGAATTTCGAGGACGACGCGTCGTCCGACGAGGAGTGA